A DNA window from Myxococcus xanthus contains the following coding sequences:
- a CDS encoding SitI3 family protein encodes MGLENGLKFETDMAPMQALRLLADQFCLSWGDESHLIGPALWIWAINLDEESRSLFEEDFHFKPSMLVGFRLNPNSPEYAAGCRTMLRASLLLLEHGRDGVLLFNGEHIVLQRIGGVLTLNADRGNWTDGLHLANEISVPYKIQPLNSPLL; translated from the coding sequence ATGGGTCTTGAGAATGGGCTTAAGTTTGAAACCGACATGGCGCCAATGCAGGCTCTTCGCCTCCTTGCCGACCAATTTTGTCTTTCATGGGGCGATGAATCTCATTTGATTGGACCCGCCCTATGGATTTGGGCCATTAATCTCGATGAGGAGAGTCGGTCCCTGTTTGAGGAGGATTTCCACTTCAAGCCCAGCATGCTGGTCGGCTTCAGGCTCAATCCCAACAGCCCTGAGTATGCCGCCGGATGCCGAACTATGTTGCGCGCATCATTGCTCCTGCTTGAGCACGGCCGCGATGGTGTCCTCCTTTTCAATGGAGAGCACATCGTTTTGCAGCGCATCGGGGGCGTTCTAACGCTCAACGCCGACCGTGGAAACTGGACAGACGGCCTCCATTTGGCGAACGAGATCAGTGTTCCCTACAAAATCCAGCCCCTAAATTCGCCATTGCTCTGA